A region of Gemmatimonadota bacterium DNA encodes the following proteins:
- the rpmH gene encoding 50S ribosomal protein L34 has protein sequence MMPTYKPRNKRRVAKHGFRNRMEDRWGRAVLSRRRKKGRKALTVSIGSKHARV, from the coding sequence ATGATGCCAACGTACAAGCCCCGCAACAAGCGTCGCGTGGCCAAGCACGGGTTCCGGAACCGGATGGAAGACCGCTGGGGTCGCGCCGTCCTGTCCCGCCGCCGCAAGAAGGGTCGGAAGGCCTTGACGGTTTCCATCGGCTCGAAGCACGCCCGCGTCTGA
- a CDS encoding GWxTD domain-containing protein, with product MPYILRRRVGALGAPALLLALIAGCTSWQRVGSSKGSSPDQQLLQLFDPMAMYSRLGRIVSADQIPFIGTVALVPGHGDSTQAIVGLSLGNRAFAFERSGSAWLARYRVEYTFERQGAAPISVGRDENLRVDTFQETARIDESVLLQQVVQLAPGEYTVTVRVRDRGSDRVGTGKQALSVTAFTPGTVSAPLLAYEVAGRGKRDDSLRVVLNPRGTIAFGEDTLLVYFEGTGFKQPTTVPIEIRDERDSVVFRSSARFTGVREVESQFVRIAPDSAPLGQLTVVVGTPPNARLINGIVSFSSNWVVTNFDDLLDLLRYFGNDAKIAQMRKASREDRGQLWRDFVHETDPNTGTPENELLANYFSRLAYANTRFRDEGIAGWRTDRGEVFIALGEPDEIYDQSLQTGPVRYMRWMYNEARVTLYFEDVSGFGRFRLAPQSRGDFESAKARMKRR from the coding sequence ATGCCCTACATCCTCCGTCGTCGCGTCGGCGCCCTGGGCGCCCCAGCCCTCCTCCTTGCCCTCATCGCCGGCTGCACCAGCTGGCAGCGTGTCGGCTCCAGCAAGGGCTCCTCACCGGATCAGCAACTCCTCCAGCTCTTCGACCCGATGGCGATGTACAGCCGCCTCGGTCGGATCGTCTCGGCGGACCAGATCCCCTTCATCGGCACGGTGGCGCTCGTCCCCGGCCACGGCGATTCGACGCAGGCGATCGTCGGCCTCTCGCTGGGGAACCGCGCCTTCGCCTTCGAACGGAGCGGCAGTGCCTGGCTGGCGCGCTACCGGGTCGAGTACACCTTCGAGCGGCAGGGCGCAGCCCCGATCTCGGTCGGTCGCGACGAGAACCTCCGGGTCGACACCTTCCAGGAAACCGCCCGGATCGACGAGTCGGTCCTGCTCCAGCAGGTCGTCCAGCTGGCACCGGGCGAGTACACCGTCACCGTGCGGGTACGCGACCGTGGCAGCGACCGGGTCGGCACCGGCAAGCAGGCGCTGAGCGTCACCGCCTTCACCCCCGGCACCGTCTCCGCCCCCCTGCTGGCCTATGAGGTGGCCGGCCGCGGCAAGCGCGACGACTCGCTCCGGGTGGTCCTCAACCCGCGCGGGACGATCGCCTTCGGCGAGGACACCCTCCTCGTCTACTTCGAAGGGACCGGCTTCAAGCAGCCGACCACCGTCCCGATCGAGATCCGCGACGAGCGCGACTCGGTCGTCTTCCGCTCGTCGGCGCGCTTCACCGGCGTCCGCGAGGTCGAGAGCCAGTTTGTCCGCATCGCCCCCGATTCCGCCCCCCTCGGCCAGCTCACCGTGGTCGTCGGGACGCCGCCCAACGCGCGCTTGATCAACGGGATCGTCTCGTTCTCGTCGAACTGGGTGGTCACCAACTTCGATGACCTGCTCGACCTCCTCCGCTATTTCGGCAACGACGCCAAGATCGCCCAGATGCGGAAGGCGAGTCGCGAGGACCGCGGACAACTGTGGCGCGACTTCGTGCACGAGACGGACCCGAACACCGGGACCCCCGAGAACGAGTTGCTCGCCAACTACTTCTCGCGGCTCGCCTATGCCAACACCCGTTTCCGTGACGAAGGGATCGCCGGCTGGCGCACCGATCGCGGCGAGGTGTTCATCGCCCTGGGCGAACCCGACGAGATCTACGACCAGTCGCTGCAGACCGGTCCGGTGCGCTACATGCGTTGGATGTACAACGAGGCGCGCGTCACCCTCTACTTCGAAGACGTCAGCGGTTTCGGACGCTTCCGGCTGGCACCCCAGAGCCGGGGCGACTTCGAGAGCGCCAAGGCCCGGATGAAGCGGCGGTAG
- a CDS encoding M28 family peptidase yields the protein MKRILPVALLAVLALPLTAQVKNPGTTAPKAKAGAAKTVWPDEGPRTWAPRPTKPGIDANDLRTRLYQIADDSMMGREAGTLGSYKTTAYIARELTRLGLKPAGENGTFFQDVPFGPTGVDVKISELIADGRKLTPIVEWVPMAPSAVNGISNRMNAAATATVFGGRWGDTTALDAAAVTGKIVVFLPAAPVAPAAAPAPGGGRGGVATVRDQRAQKAGAIGVLVAGLDAMSEAQRITAFTLRIALKPSNPGDIAGVPAANISMAAAEGLLGGPLAQLKVGAAGKSVSGKWVNEWTMSKTPGRNVIAMLPGSDPKLKDEYVLIGAHTDHVGMVAGNPPEHDSLRAFNRIMRPQGANDRVATVTPEQWAQINALIAKARAVRPARPDTVNNGADDDGSGTVVLLEIAERFATEPAPARSMIFNFHIGEEKGLVGSKWFVDHPTIPLDKIVAAHNMDMLGKGRVTDVRYGGPASVQMLGSRRLSDDFGHVIDSLNAVRSEPMVIDYSWDRTNLLNRFCRSDQVSYFNKQIPVTYFSLGYAVDYHMPTDEPQYIDYEHGARVGRFVAEIARTVANRPERLQLLPADKQDKSASCGR from the coding sequence ATGAAGCGAATTCTCCCCGTTGCCCTCCTGGCCGTCCTCGCCCTGCCGCTGACCGCGCAGGTCAAGAACCCCGGAACGACTGCTCCCAAGGCCAAGGCCGGCGCGGCCAAGACGGTCTGGCCGGACGAAGGCCCCCGCACCTGGGCCCCGCGCCCGACCAAGCCGGGGATCGACGCCAACGACCTCCGCACCCGCCTGTACCAGATCGCCGATGACTCGATGATGGGGCGCGAGGCGGGCACCCTCGGCAGCTACAAGACCACTGCCTACATCGCCCGGGAACTCACCCGCCTCGGCCTCAAGCCGGCGGGCGAGAATGGCACCTTCTTCCAGGACGTGCCGTTCGGGCCGACCGGCGTCGACGTCAAGATCAGCGAGCTGATCGCCGACGGTCGCAAGCTGACGCCGATCGTCGAGTGGGTGCCGATGGCGCCGTCGGCGGTGAATGGCATCAGCAACCGGATGAACGCCGCGGCCACCGCGACCGTCTTCGGCGGCCGCTGGGGCGACACCACCGCACTCGACGCTGCGGCGGTCACTGGCAAGATTGTCGTCTTCCTCCCGGCCGCTCCCGTTGCTCCGGCCGCGGCGCCTGCCCCCGGCGGCGGGCGCGGCGGGGTCGCCACCGTCCGTGATCAGCGCGCCCAGAAGGCCGGCGCCATCGGCGTCCTCGTGGCCGGACTCGACGCCATGAGCGAGGCACAGCGGATCACCGCCTTCACGCTGCGGATCGCGCTCAAGCCCAGCAACCCCGGCGACATCGCCGGTGTCCCGGCGGCCAACATCTCGATGGCGGCCGCCGAGGGGCTGCTGGGCGGGCCGCTGGCGCAGTTGAAGGTCGGCGCGGCGGGGAAGAGCGTCAGCGGGAAGTGGGTCAATGAGTGGACGATGTCGAAGACGCCGGGTCGCAACGTCATCGCGATGCTGCCGGGCTCGGACCCGAAGCTCAAGGATGAGTACGTCCTGATCGGTGCGCACACGGACCACGTCGGCATGGTGGCCGGCAATCCGCCGGAGCACGATTCCCTCCGCGCCTTCAATCGGATCATGCGGCCGCAGGGCGCCAATGATCGTGTCGCGACGGTGACCCCCGAGCAGTGGGCCCAGATCAACGCGCTGATCGCCAAGGCGCGCGCCGTCCGCCCCGCCCGTCCCGACACCGTGAACAACGGCGCCGATGACGACGGCTCCGGCACGGTGGTGCTGCTGGAGATCGCCGAGCGCTTCGCGACCGAACCGGCGCCGGCCCGCTCGATGATCTTCAACTTCCACATCGGCGAGGAGAAGGGGCTGGTCGGCTCGAAGTGGTTCGTCGACCATCCGACGATCCCGCTCGACAAGATCGTCGCCGCGCACAACATGGACATGCTCGGCAAGGGCCGCGTCACCGACGTCCGCTACGGCGGCCCCGCGTCGGTGCAGATGCTCGGCTCGCGCCGCCTCTCCGACGACTTCGGCCACGTGATCGACTCGCTCAACGCCGTGCGCAGCGAGCCGATGGTGATCGACTACTCGTGGGATCGGACCAACTTGCTCAACCGGTTCTGCCGCTCCGACCAGGTCAGCTATTTCAACAAGCAGATCCCGGTCACCTACTTCTCGCTCGGCTACGCGGTGGACTACCACATGCCGACCGACGAGCCGCAGTACATCGATTACGAGCACGGTGCGCGCGTCGGCCGCTTCGTCGCCGAGATCGCGCGGACCGTCGCCAACCGCCCGGAGCGGCTGCAGTTGCTGCCGGCGGACAAGCAGGACAAGAGCGCGAGCTGCGGGAGATAG
- the dnaA gene encoding chromosomal replication initiator protein DnaA, producing the protein MPLSAKDLWKRVLDGAKPVIPEGMIQTWLASNEAISFEGGTLLVSTPDDLAKRWNEEKYAPTLVQVASAAAGEPVAVVFQVAAERQKRPQMDLFVPTAAPEAPATPVTPVNPSAQPLNDRYTFGHFVIGKSNELAAAAAHAVAEAPGKQYNPFFIYGSTGLGKTHLMQAIAHEVLSRAPATRVLYISAEQFINEVIEGIHGRSMADLRRRYRSDVDLFIVDDVHFLEGKEATQEEFFHTFNALYEAGKQIVLTSDRLPKEIPGLEARLVSRFEWGMVADVKQPDLEHRIAILRKKQEQDHLETTIPDDVLRFIAENVRSNVRELEGCIIKLLLYASLRHKEISIELAREALSDKMRPGDDAEARQKTLPTIEKVQEVVARRWGVTPEGLRSKARIKTLTVPRQIAMFLARELLQMQLVEIGQAFGGRDHSTVIHSVDKVQTQLGRDRDFRARVDSARQELLTV; encoded by the coding sequence ATGCCGCTGTCCGCCAAAGACCTCTGGAAGCGAGTCCTCGACGGCGCCAAGCCCGTCATTCCGGAGGGCATGATCCAGACCTGGTTGGCCTCGAACGAGGCAATTTCGTTCGAAGGCGGCACGTTGCTGGTCAGCACCCCCGACGATCTCGCCAAGCGCTGGAACGAGGAGAAGTACGCGCCCACGCTGGTGCAGGTGGCGAGCGCCGCCGCCGGCGAGCCGGTCGCCGTGGTGTTCCAGGTGGCCGCCGAGCGCCAGAAGCGGCCGCAGATGGACCTCTTCGTCCCGACCGCGGCGCCCGAGGCGCCCGCGACCCCGGTCACGCCGGTGAATCCGAGCGCCCAGCCGCTGAACGACCGCTACACCTTCGGTCACTTCGTCATCGGCAAGTCGAACGAACTGGCCGCCGCCGCCGCGCATGCCGTCGCCGAAGCCCCGGGGAAGCAATACAACCCCTTCTTCATCTACGGCTCGACCGGCCTCGGCAAGACCCACCTCATGCAGGCCATTGCCCATGAAGTGTTGTCGCGCGCGCCGGCGACGCGGGTGCTCTACATCAGCGCCGAGCAGTTCATCAACGAAGTGATCGAGGGGATCCACGGTCGGTCGATGGCCGACCTGCGCCGCCGCTATCGCAGCGACGTCGATCTCTTCATCGTCGACGACGTGCACTTCCTCGAAGGGAAGGAAGCGACCCAGGAAGAGTTCTTCCACACCTTCAATGCGCTCTACGAGGCCGGCAAGCAGATCGTGCTGACCTCGGACCGGTTGCCGAAGGAGATCCCCGGGCTCGAGGCGCGTCTCGTCTCGCGCTTCGAGTGGGGCATGGTCGCCGACGTCAAGCAGCCCGACCTCGAGCACCGCATCGCGATCCTGCGCAAGAAGCAGGAGCAGGACCACCTCGAGACGACGATCCCCGACGACGTCCTCCGCTTCATCGCCGAGAATGTCCGGTCGAACGTGCGCGAGCTGGAGGGGTGCATCATCAAGCTCCTCCTCTACGCCTCGCTGCGGCACAAGGAGATCTCGATCGAGCTGGCCCGCGAGGCGCTCAGCGACAAGATGCGGCCCGGCGACGACGCCGAAGCACGCCAGAAGACGCTGCCGACGATCGAGAAGGTCCAGGAGGTCGTGGCGCGGCGTTGGGGCGTGACGCCCGAGGGGCTGCGCTCCAAGGCGCGCATCAAGACGCTGACCGTGCCGCGGCAGATCGCGATGTTCCTGGCCCGCGAGCTGTTGCAGATGCAGCTGGTCGAGATCGGCCAGGCGTTCGGCGGCCGCGACCACTCCACGGTGATCCATTCGGTGGACAAGGTGCAGACGCAACTCGGCCGCGATCGCGACTTCCGCGCCCGCGTCGACTCGGCCCGGCAGGAGTTGTTGACAGTCTGA
- the yidD gene encoding membrane protein insertion efficiency factor YidD translates to MTTSQLASETPEAPVPSGPARALALLIRGYQRFISPALPPACRFSPSCSQYALEAVRRHGALAGGWLAIKRVARCHPWHPGGYDPVP, encoded by the coding sequence ATGACCACCTCCCAGTTGGCATCTGAAACGCCCGAGGCACCGGTCCCGTCAGGACCAGCCCGTGCCCTTGCCCTCCTTATTCGCGGCTATCAGCGCTTCATTTCTCCGGCTCTCCCCCCGGCGTGTCGATTCTCGCCGAGTTGTTCCCAGTACGCCCTGGAGGCGGTGCGCCGCCACGGGGCCCTGGCTGGGGGGTGGCTGGCCATCAAACGGGTCGCCCGCTGCCATCCCTGGCATCCGGGTGGTTATGACCCGGTTCCCTGA
- a CDS encoding helix-turn-helix transcriptional regulator → MPPTPTIAAVLEPQERSRVDAAGNGYFSLVHRESVRDAIRVVRERPVDAILVSVGRCAGEAPALLEQFARAFPAIPTVALLSTHHAGSSEALLRLGATGVRRVVDTTDPAGWRRLREVLGAPPTERAQTILTPVLATLAPLPGGSQRFWEELCRSAPETTTVRQLARRLVVTPSTFVSRFARAGLPSPKDHLVAVRLCHAAKLFDEGELTVADVAYRLDYASPQSFGRHLRVVLGITPSEFRARFPFCSVLDRFLDRLVKPHVETWRRFHPLAPGRG, encoded by the coding sequence ATGCCACCGACCCCTACGATCGCTGCCGTGCTCGAACCCCAGGAACGTTCCCGGGTGGATGCCGCCGGCAACGGCTACTTCTCGCTGGTCCACCGTGAATCGGTGCGCGACGCCATCCGGGTGGTCCGCGAGCGCCCGGTTGATGCGATCCTGGTCTCGGTAGGCCGCTGTGCCGGCGAGGCGCCGGCGTTGCTCGAGCAATTTGCGCGGGCCTTCCCGGCGATCCCGACCGTGGCCCTCCTCTCGACCCACCACGCCGGTTCGAGTGAGGCGCTTCTCCGTCTCGGCGCCACCGGCGTGCGCCGCGTCGTCGACACCACCGACCCGGCCGGCTGGCGACGGTTGCGCGAGGTCCTCGGCGCCCCGCCCACCGAACGGGCGCAGACGATCCTCACGCCGGTGCTCGCCACTCTCGCCCCGCTCCCTGGTGGTTCCCAGCGCTTCTGGGAGGAACTCTGCCGAAGTGCGCCGGAGACGACGACGGTCCGCCAACTCGCACGTCGGCTGGTGGTCACGCCGTCGACCTTCGTGTCGCGCTTCGCGCGCGCCGGCTTGCCGTCGCCGAAGGACCACCTGGTGGCGGTGCGCCTCTGCCACGCGGCGAAGTTGTTCGATGAGGGGGAGCTGACCGTGGCGGACGTGGCGTATCGACTCGACTACGCCTCACCACAATCCTTCGGGCGGCACCTGCGGGTGGTGCTGGGGATCACGCCGAGCGAATTCCGCGCACGCTTCCCGTTCTGCAGTGTGCTGGACCGATTTCTTGATCGATTGGTGAAGCCGCATGTCGAGACGTGGCGGCGGTTTCATCCGTTGGCGCCGGGGAGGGGATGA
- the dnaN gene encoding DNA polymerase III subunit beta has product MKFTITREQLSEGVSAVSAAVPSKTTLPVLANILLEATKDGLRLSGTDLDIAVSTTVPASVDQEGAITLPARKLQELVRELPSAGIRFTTQGEQRVTIECGRSKFKLLGLPREEFPAFPQVTFDGASRTTARDLQKLVAHVAFAASTEESRPILNGVLWQLTADRMRMVATNGHRLAKMEVPLQGGTAQPAELIVPPKALEQFRKLFGADDEIEIGRSDNHLGFKSATTQVFTRLIEGPYPNYEQVIPRENDKFATVEKATLIAALRRMSIVASDQTHRIRMSFGDGSCRLSVTTPDLGEAQEEITVSYEGEPLDIGFNANYLLEVLKYMPTEEVRLTFKAPERAATVEPVGWDDPAAYLTLVMPLRLID; this is encoded by the coding sequence ATGAAGTTCACCATCACGCGGGAACAGCTCTCCGAAGGCGTCAGCGCCGTCAGCGCTGCCGTGCCGTCCAAGACGACGCTCCCCGTGCTCGCCAACATCCTGCTCGAAGCCACGAAGGACGGGCTTCGGCTCTCCGGCACCGACCTCGACATCGCCGTGAGCACCACCGTGCCGGCGTCGGTCGACCAGGAAGGGGCGATCACGCTCCCGGCGCGGAAGCTCCAGGAGTTGGTGCGCGAACTGCCGAGTGCCGGCATCCGCTTCACGACCCAGGGCGAACAGCGGGTCACGATCGAATGCGGCCGGTCGAAGTTCAAGCTGCTCGGATTGCCGCGTGAAGAGTTCCCGGCCTTCCCGCAGGTGACCTTCGATGGCGCCTCGCGGACCACCGCCCGCGACCTCCAGAAGCTCGTGGCACACGTCGCGTTCGCCGCCTCGACCGAAGAGAGCCGCCCGATCCTCAACGGCGTCCTGTGGCAGCTCACGGCCGACCGGATGCGGATGGTCGCCACGAATGGCCATCGGCTCGCGAAGATGGAAGTGCCGCTCCAGGGTGGCACCGCGCAGCCGGCCGAGTTGATCGTGCCGCCCAAGGCGCTCGAGCAGTTCCGGAAGCTCTTCGGCGCCGACGACGAGATCGAGATCGGCCGCTCCGACAACCACCTCGGTTTCAAGTCGGCGACGACCCAGGTCTTCACCCGACTGATCGAGGGGCCGTACCCGAACTACGAGCAGGTCATCCCGCGCGAGAACGACAAGTTCGCGACCGTGGAGAAGGCCACCCTGATCGCCGCGCTCCGCCGCATGAGCATCGTCGCCTCGGACCAGACCCACCGGATCCGGATGTCGTTCGGCGACGGCTCCTGCCGGCTCTCGGTGACCACGCCGGACCTCGGCGAGGCGCAGGAGGAGATCACCGTCTCCTACGAGGGTGAACCGCTCGATATCGGCTTCAACGCCAACTATCTCCTCGAAGTGCTGAAGTACATGCCGACCGAGGAAGTCCGCCTCACCTTCAAGGCGCCGGAACGGGCCGCGACGGTCGAGCCGGTGGGTTGGGACGATCCGGCCGCCTATCTGACCCTGGTGATGCCGCTGCGACTGATCGACTGA
- the rnpA gene encoding ribonuclease P protein component, protein MDIHWKAGESGHPRLGLVTPKFRQTAVARNRIRRWLKELWRRELQSSLPALDVVIRARPEAYAASYASLRLELLAWCAERTP, encoded by the coding sequence GTGGACATTCATTGGAAGGCCGGCGAATCGGGCCATCCGCGTCTCGGACTCGTTACCCCGAAGTTCCGACAGACCGCGGTGGCCCGCAATCGCATCCGGCGGTGGCTGAAGGAGCTGTGGCGACGCGAGCTTCAGTCCTCCCTCCCCGCCCTGGACGTCGTGATCCGGGCGCGTCCGGAGGCGTATGCCGCCAGTTATGCCTCGCTCCGGCTGGAGCTGCTCGCCTGGTGCGCCGAGCGGACCCCATGA
- the pyrE gene encoding orotate phosphoribosyltransferase, with protein MTAAAHDALVALLRERSVRFGDFILASGARSTYYIDCRLTTMSAQGQALIGPIALGAIRAAGWAPASVGGLTMGADPVSYAIARASIDHAPIVDAFSVRKAAKEHGTARKVEGNFSAGDAVVVIEDVITSGGSALTAIESVREAGGTVIGVLAVVDREAGGREKIEATGVPVIALVSARELGL; from the coding sequence ATGACTGCAGCAGCCCATGATGCGCTCGTCGCCTTGTTGCGCGAGCGCTCGGTGCGTTTCGGCGACTTCATTCTCGCCTCCGGCGCGCGTTCCACCTATTACATCGATTGCCGCCTCACCACGATGAGTGCGCAGGGGCAGGCACTGATCGGGCCGATCGCACTCGGCGCCATTCGCGCCGCAGGCTGGGCGCCGGCCAGCGTCGGCGGGCTGACGATGGGCGCGGACCCGGTCAGCTACGCGATCGCGCGCGCCTCGATCGACCATGCGCCGATCGTCGACGCCTTCTCGGTGCGCAAGGCCGCCAAGGAACACGGCACCGCGCGCAAGGTCGAAGGCAACTTCTCCGCCGGCGATGCCGTCGTCGTGATCGAGGACGTGATCACCTCGGGCGGCTCCGCCCTCACCGCGATCGAGTCGGTGCGCGAGGCCGGTGGCACCGTGATCGGCGTTCTCGCCGTCGTCGACCGCGAAGCGGGGGGGCGCGAGAAGATCGAGGCGACGGGGGTGCCGGTGATTGCGTTGGTCTCCGCGAGGGAGTTGGGATTGTGA
- a CDS encoding transglycosylase domain-containing protein: protein MSEVKKPSVWRRIWQGLVIAVGLFIFWLFAVWPPPLWYRVTFPRQTAFQAMRRRENPEAAQKRQYTPVRMSAIAPVMARAVLVAEDHRFYEHGGVDYVELRKALGYRRDSFNITNAKDRKDLARAIARSDLGDARGASTLTQQLAKNLYLSPSRNPLRKVKEVITAWRLELWLGKDRILELYLNTAELGDEIWGVEAASRAYFGKSASRLTRVEAATLAGTLPAPTTSNPRERPGRMLWKRDWILGHM from the coding sequence ATGAGTGAAGTGAAGAAGCCGTCAGTGTGGCGACGGATCTGGCAGGGGCTCGTCATCGCGGTCGGGCTGTTCATCTTCTGGCTCTTCGCGGTCTGGCCGCCACCGCTCTGGTACCGGGTCACCTTCCCCCGGCAGACCGCCTTCCAGGCGATGCGCCGCCGCGAGAACCCCGAGGCCGCCCAAAAGCGACAGTACACCCCGGTGCGGATGTCGGCGATCGCCCCGGTGATGGCGCGCGCGGTCCTGGTGGCCGAGGACCACCGCTTCTACGAGCACGGCGGCGTCGACTACGTCGAGCTCCGCAAGGCGCTGGGTTATCGCCGTGACTCCTTCAACATCACCAACGCCAAGGACCGCAAGGACCTCGCGCGCGCCATCGCGCGGAGCGACCTCGGCGACGCGCGCGGCGCGAGTACCCTCACGCAGCAGCTCGCGAAGAACCTCTACCTCTCGCCGTCACGCAATCCGCTGCGCAAGGTCAAGGAAGTGATCACGGCATGGCGGCTCGAACTCTGGCTCGGCAAGGACCGCATCCTCGAGCTCTACCTCAACACCGCCGAACTCGGTGACGAGATCTGGGGCGTCGAAGCGGCGAGCCGGGCGTACTTCGGGAAGTCCGCGTCTCGACTGACACGCGTCGAGGCCGCGACACTCGCCGGAACCCTCCCCGCCCCGACGACGTCGAATCCGAGAGAGCGGCCGGGACGAATGTTGTGGAAGCGGGATTGGATTTTGGGGCATATGTAA
- a CDS encoding serine/threonine protein kinase: MAQDPFIGRTIAGYTLQKAVGEGGTAEVYFAEHPERGPVALKLLRPRLAADPVAVKRFLREAEFGARVVHPNVVRTFDFGEADGVQYLALEWAAGEPLETFIARSGPLAAPVAANIVVQLGAALQEAHRVGIIHRDLKPANIMYDPATQKARLLDFGIARDAELPAEERLTRAGFFVGTLQYVAPEALSGELVGEQADVYSLAVIAYQLLTELTPFPGKNPRELFQQLLTQDPISLNEAVKGLKFSSRLEEVVMKGLARDLGKRWKTVTDFTNAFQEAVTAQPEKKGGFFSSLFKK, from the coding sequence ATGGCACAAGATCCTTTTATCGGGCGCACGATCGCCGGCTACACGCTGCAAAAGGCCGTCGGTGAGGGCGGGACCGCAGAAGTCTACTTCGCCGAACACCCCGAGCGGGGTCCCGTCGCGCTGAAGTTGCTGCGTCCCCGACTTGCCGCCGACCCGGTGGCGGTCAAGCGCTTCCTGCGCGAGGCCGAATTCGGCGCGCGCGTCGTCCATCCCAATGTGGTGCGCACCTTCGACTTCGGTGAAGCCGACGGGGTGCAGTACCTCGCGCTGGAATGGGCCGCTGGCGAGCCTTTGGAGACGTTCATCGCGCGTTCGGGGCCGCTGGCGGCACCGGTCGCCGCGAACATCGTGGTGCAGCTCGGCGCCGCACTGCAGGAAGCGCATCGGGTCGGGATCATCCACCGCGATCTCAAGCCGGCGAACATCATGTACGACCCGGCGACGCAGAAGGCGCGGTTGCTCGATTTCGGCATCGCACGCGACGCCGAACTGCCGGCCGAAGAGCGGCTCACGCGCGCCGGATTCTTCGTCGGCACGCTGCAGTATGTGGCCCCCGAAGCCCTCAGCGGCGAGCTGGTCGGGGAGCAGGCCGACGTCTATTCGCTGGCCGTGATTGCTTACCAGCTTCTGACCGAATTGACGCCATTTCCGGGCAAGAACCCGCGCGAACTCTTCCAGCAGCTGCTGACCCAGGACCCGATCTCGCTCAACGAGGCGGTGAAGGGGCTCAAGTTCTCGTCGCGGCTCGAGGAAGTGGTGATGAAGGGACTCGCCCGCGACCTCGGCAAGCGCTGGAAGACGGTGACCGACTTCACCAATGCCTTCCAGGAGGCGGTGACGGCCCAACCGGAGAAGAAGGGCGGCTTCTTCTCGTCGCTCTTCAAGAAGTAA